The Streptomyces aurantiacus genome includes a region encoding these proteins:
- a CDS encoding dihydrofolate reductase family protein, translated as MPHPHVLLSAAVSLDGRLDDTGPERLLLSGPADFDRVDEVRAGSDAILVGAGTLRADNPRLLVNSAERRAARVAAGRPEYPLKVAVSGSGDLDPGANFWSTGGEKIVYTSDEGAPRANEALRGLGVDVVSVGPALDWRAVLAHLHDERGVRRLMVEGGGRVHTQLLQQGLADELQLALAPLVVGEPDAPRLFGPGEYPGGARNRMRLIETRPVGDVVLMRYVPTAPGTGSVPSAADHHWLELACGLAAECPPSRTAFSVGAVVVAADGTELARGYSRESDPLSHAEEAALARIEPGDPRLATATVYSSLEPCARRSSRPAPCARLILDAGARRVVTAWREPDTFVASADGNGLLAAHGADVLVLPEYEDAAKAPNRHLG; from the coding sequence ATGCCCCACCCCCACGTCCTGTTGTCCGCCGCGGTCTCCCTCGACGGACGCCTGGACGACACCGGCCCCGAACGGCTGCTGCTCTCCGGGCCTGCCGACTTCGACCGGGTCGACGAGGTACGGGCCGGGTCCGACGCGATCCTCGTGGGCGCGGGCACCCTGCGCGCCGACAACCCCCGGCTCCTCGTCAACTCCGCCGAGCGGCGCGCGGCCCGCGTCGCCGCCGGCCGGCCGGAGTACCCGCTGAAGGTCGCGGTCAGTGGCAGCGGCGACCTCGATCCCGGCGCCAACTTCTGGTCCACGGGCGGCGAGAAGATCGTCTACACGTCCGACGAGGGGGCCCCGAGAGCGAACGAGGCGCTGCGCGGGCTCGGCGTCGACGTTGTCTCCGTGGGGCCCGCCCTGGACTGGCGGGCCGTACTCGCGCACCTCCACGACGAACGCGGCGTACGACGGCTCATGGTCGAGGGCGGCGGCCGCGTCCACACCCAGCTCCTCCAGCAGGGCCTCGCCGACGAACTGCAGCTCGCCCTGGCACCGCTCGTGGTGGGCGAGCCGGACGCGCCACGGCTCTTCGGGCCCGGGGAGTACCCCGGCGGCGCACGGAACCGGATGCGGCTGATCGAGACCCGGCCCGTCGGAGACGTCGTGCTCATGCGGTACGTCCCCACCGCGCCCGGCACCGGCTCCGTCCCCTCGGCGGCCGACCACCACTGGCTGGAGCTCGCCTGCGGCCTCGCCGCCGAGTGCCCGCCCTCCCGGACGGCCTTCAGTGTCGGCGCGGTCGTCGTCGCGGCAGACGGCACGGAACTGGCCCGCGGGTACTCCCGTGAGTCCGACCCCCTCTCGCACGCGGAGGAGGCCGCGCTCGCCAGGATCGAGCCGGGCGACCCGCGGCTCGCGACCGCCACGGTCTACAGCAGCCTGGAGCCCTGCGCCCGCCGCTCCTCGCGGCCCGCGCCCTGTGCCCGGCTGATCCTCGACGCGGGGGCGCGCCGGGTCGTCACCGCGTGGCGTGAGCCCGACACGTTCGTGGCGTCGGCGGACGGGAACGGCCTGCTGGCGGCGCACGGCGCCGACGTCCTGGTGCTCCCGGAGTACGAGGACGCGGCCAAGGCGCCCAACCGCCACCTCGGCTGA
- a CDS encoding amino acid permease: protein MTDDARASGSGLSDEERLAQLGYTQVLARRMSAFSNYAVSFTIISVLSGCLTLYLFGMNTGGPAVITWGWVVVGLMTLFVGLAMAEICSAYPTSAGLYFWAHRLAPRRTAAAWAWFTGWFNVLGQVAVTAGIDFGAASFLGAYLNLQFDFEVTPGRTILLFAGILALHGLLNTFGVRIVGLLNSVSVWWHVVGVALIVGALTFAPDHHQSASFVFTEFVNNTGWGSSFYVVLLGLLMAQYTFTGYDASAHMTEETHDASTAGPKGIVQSIWTSWIAGFVLLLGFTFAIQSYDRALGSPTGVPPAQILLDALGATAGKLLLLVVIGAQLFCGMASVTANSRMIYAFSRDGALPFSHVWHTVNPRTRTPVAAVWLAALGALVLGLPYLINVTAYAAVTSIAVIGLYIAYVIPTLLRLRKGEDFERGPWHLGRWSRPIGVVAVVWVGVITVLFMLPQVSPVTWETFNYAPVAVLAVLGFAAAWWFASARHWFLNPDHERTRTREAVRKGAPDPVDP, encoded by the coding sequence ATGACAGATGACGCCAGAGCAAGTGGGAGTGGGCTGTCGGACGAAGAGCGGCTGGCCCAGCTCGGATACACCCAGGTTCTCGCCCGCCGGATGTCGGCGTTCTCCAACTACGCGGTCTCGTTCACGATCATCTCCGTCCTGTCGGGCTGCCTGACGCTCTATCTGTTCGGCATGAACACCGGCGGGCCCGCCGTGATCACCTGGGGCTGGGTCGTGGTCGGGCTCATGACCCTGTTCGTCGGGCTCGCGATGGCCGAGATCTGTTCGGCGTACCCGACGTCCGCGGGCCTGTACTTCTGGGCCCACCGGCTGGCACCGCGCCGGACGGCCGCCGCCTGGGCGTGGTTCACGGGCTGGTTCAACGTCCTCGGCCAGGTCGCGGTGACCGCCGGCATCGACTTCGGCGCGGCCTCGTTCCTGGGCGCGTACCTGAACCTGCAGTTCGACTTCGAGGTCACTCCCGGCCGCACGATCCTGCTCTTCGCCGGCATCCTCGCCCTGCACGGCCTGCTGAACACCTTCGGCGTACGCATCGTCGGCCTCCTCAACAGCGTCAGCGTGTGGTGGCACGTCGTGGGTGTGGCGCTCATCGTGGGCGCGCTGACCTTCGCGCCGGACCACCACCAGTCGGCGTCCTTCGTCTTCACGGAGTTCGTGAACAACACGGGCTGGGGCAGCAGCTTCTACGTGGTGCTGCTCGGCCTGCTGATGGCGCAGTACACCTTCACCGGGTACGACGCCTCGGCGCACATGACGGAGGAGACGCACGACGCGTCCACGGCCGGACCCAAGGGCATCGTCCAGTCCATCTGGACGTCGTGGATAGCGGGCTTCGTCCTCCTGCTCGGCTTCACCTTCGCGATCCAGTCGTACGACAGGGCCCTCGGCTCGCCGACCGGGGTGCCGCCCGCCCAGATCCTCCTGGACGCGCTGGGCGCGACCGCGGGCAAGCTCCTCCTGCTGGTGGTGATCGGCGCCCAGCTGTTCTGCGGCATGGCGTCGGTGACCGCCAACTCCCGCATGATCTACGCCTTCTCGCGCGACGGGGCGCTGCCCTTCTCGCACGTCTGGCACACCGTGAACCCGCGCACGCGCACGCCCGTCGCGGCCGTGTGGCTCGCTGCCCTGGGCGCGCTGGTCCTCGGCCTGCCGTACCTGATCAACGTGACGGCGTACGCGGCGGTGACGTCCATCGCCGTGATCGGCCTCTACATCGCGTACGTCATTCCGACGCTGCTGCGGCTGCGCAAGGGCGAGGACTTCGAGCGGGGGCCGTGGCACCTGGGCCGCTGGTCCCGTCCGATCGGCGTCGTGGCGGTGGTGTGGGTGGGTGTCATCACGGTCCTCTTCATGCTGCCCCAGGTCTCCCCGGTCACCTGGGAGACCTTCAACTACGCCCCCGTCGCCGTCCTGGCCGTCCTCGGCTTCGCCGCGGCGTGGTGGTTCGCCTCGGCCCGGCACTGGTTCCTCAACCCGGACCACGAACGCACCCGCACCCGCGAGGCGGTCCGCAAGGGCGCCCCGGATCCGGTCGATCCGTGA
- a CDS encoding RipA family octameric membrane protein — MADDSGAQRIAEDGRLWQHTLHENTMLFQRGNLFLVGQSLFAVAYTTLLTSEEHRTAARVLAAFGLVLALTWLFVGHRHRLYYQHVQRRAMQRLPEYAATWASWTGRRRGLSIVLIAYLLPSLAVVMWTALLLVT, encoded by the coding sequence ATGGCGGACGACAGTGGGGCCCAGCGCATCGCGGAGGACGGCCGGCTCTGGCAGCACACGCTGCACGAGAACACCATGCTGTTCCAGCGGGGCAATCTCTTCCTGGTGGGCCAGTCGCTCTTCGCCGTGGCGTACACGACGCTCCTCACCTCGGAGGAACACCGCACGGCGGCGCGGGTCCTGGCCGCCTTCGGCCTCGTACTGGCCCTCACCTGGCTCTTCGTCGGCCACCGGCACCGTCTCTATTACCAGCACGTACAGCGGCGGGCGATGCAACGCCTGCCCGAGTACGCCGCCACGTGGGCGAGTTGGACGGGCCGCAGACGAGGCCTGTCGATCGTGCTGATCGCCTACCTGCTGCCGTCACTGGCCGTGGTGATGTGGACGGCCCTGCTGCTCGTCACGTGA
- a CDS encoding GTP cyclohydrolase II, with product MPDYPAATQRSRVRVPLRFHDGYSVDAELVTFHGLTDGREHVAMILGDPAGSTPLVRLHSECLTGDAFGSSRCDCGPQLREAVEQIATRGGVLLYLRQEGRGIGLYNKLDAYALQDEGLDTYAANTALGLPEDARDYTAAAQMLTALGVTELDLLSNNPDKAEQLRSLGVAVQHRVPTGVFTTPHNVRYLRAKVLQTQHTLPLAELTAG from the coding sequence ATGCCCGACTACCCCGCCGCCACCCAGCGCTCGCGCGTGAGGGTGCCGCTGCGCTTCCACGACGGCTACAGCGTCGACGCCGAGCTGGTCACCTTCCACGGCCTGACCGACGGCCGGGAACACGTGGCGATGATCCTCGGCGACCCCGCCGGCAGCACGCCGCTGGTCCGCCTGCACTCCGAGTGCCTGACGGGCGACGCCTTCGGTTCGTCCCGCTGCGACTGCGGCCCCCAGCTCCGCGAGGCCGTCGAACAGATCGCGACCCGCGGCGGCGTCCTCCTCTACCTCCGCCAGGAGGGCCGGGGCATAGGCCTCTACAACAAGCTCGACGCGTACGCCCTCCAGGACGAGGGCCTCGACACGTACGCCGCCAACACGGCCCTCGGCCTCCCCGAGGACGCCCGCGACTACACGGCGGCGGCACAGATGCTCACGGCCCTCGGCGTCACGGAGCTGGACCTCCTCTCCAACAACCCCGACAAGGCGGAGCAGCTCCGCTCCCTGGGCGTCGCCGTACAACACCGCGTCCCCACGGGCGTGTTCACCACGCCCCACAACGTCCGCTACCTGCGGGCGAAGGTCCTCCAGACCCAGCACACGCTGCCGCTGGCGGAGCTCACCGCGGGCTGA
- a CDS encoding DEAD/DEAH box helicase, translating to MSISSTDHIVVPENSGDVVDETAAPAAPEVTFTDLGLPEGVVRKLAQNGVTAPFPIQVATIPDALAGKDILGRGRTGSGKTLSFGLPLLTQLSGGHTEKKKPRGIILTPTRELAMQVADALQPYGDVLGLKMKVVCGGTSMSNQIYALERGVDVLVATPGRLRDIISRGACSLENVQVAVLDEADQMSDLGFLPEVTELLDQIPGGGQRMLFSATMENEISTLVKRYLTNPVTHEVDSAQGNVTTMSHHILIVKPKDKAPVTAAIASRKGRTIIFVRTQLGCDRIAEQLCDSGVKADALHGGMTQGARTRVLEDFKKGYVNALVATDVAARGIHVDGIDLVLNVDPAGDHKDYLHRSGRTARAGRSGTVVSLSLPHQRRQIFRLMEDAGVDASRHIIQGGAAFDAEVADITGARSMTEVQAESAGNAAQQAEREVSQLTKELERAQRRAVELREEADRLIARSARERGEDPEAALAEAAAVVEAAAVAVAAEPVAQAAAEPVREESRQRRDDRGNYERRDRRDERPSGGFRRDDRRDGERGGDRGGFRRDDRPSGGFNRDRRDNDRPSGGFNRDRRDDRSSGGFNRDRRDERPSGGFRRDDERGGRSFDRRDERPSGGFRRDDRRDGERGGDRGGFRRDDRPSGGFNRDRRDGDRPSTGGFRRDDRPAGHRGSDRPFNRDRQGDRPAGGGFRSGGHDRPYGRRDDHRGAGSGSGSGSGSGSSFRRDDKPRWKRNG from the coding sequence ATGTCCATTTCCAGTACTGATCACATCGTCGTGCCCGAGAACAGCGGGGACGTTGTCGACGAGACCGCCGCACCCGCGGCTCCCGAGGTCACCTTCACCGACCTCGGTCTGCCCGAGGGCGTCGTGCGCAAGCTCGCGCAGAACGGTGTGACCGCCCCCTTCCCGATCCAGGTCGCGACCATCCCGGACGCCCTGGCCGGCAAGGACATCCTCGGCCGTGGCCGCACCGGCTCCGGCAAGACCCTCTCGTTCGGTCTGCCGCTGCTCACGCAGCTCTCCGGCGGACACACCGAGAAGAAGAAGCCCCGCGGCATCATCCTCACGCCGACCCGTGAGCTCGCGATGCAGGTCGCGGACGCCCTCCAGCCCTACGGCGACGTCCTCGGCCTGAAGATGAAGGTCGTCTGCGGCGGTACGTCGATGAGCAACCAGATCTACGCCCTGGAGCGCGGTGTCGACGTCCTCGTCGCCACCCCGGGCCGGCTGCGCGACATCATCAGCCGCGGCGCCTGCTCGCTGGAGAACGTCCAGGTCGCCGTCCTCGACGAGGCCGACCAGATGTCCGACCTGGGCTTCCTGCCCGAGGTCACCGAGCTGCTCGACCAGATCCCCGGCGGCGGCCAGCGCATGCTGTTCTCGGCCACGATGGAGAACGAGATCTCCACGCTGGTCAAGCGCTACCTGACCAACCCGGTCACGCACGAGGTCGACAGCGCCCAGGGCAACGTCACGACCATGTCGCACCACATCCTCATCGTGAAGCCCAAGGACAAGGCGCCGGTCACCGCCGCGATCGCCTCCCGCAAGGGCCGCACGATCATCTTCGTCCGCACCCAGCTGGGCTGCGACCGCATCGCCGAGCAGCTCTGCGACTCCGGTGTGAAGGCCGACGCGCTGCACGGTGGCATGACGCAGGGTGCCCGCACCCGCGTCCTTGAGGACTTCAAGAAGGGCTACGTCAACGCGCTCGTCGCGACCGACGTCGCCGCCCGCGGTATCCACGTCGACGGCATCGACCTGGTCCTGAACGTGGACCCGGCCGGTGACCACAAGGACTACCTGCACCGCTCCGGCCGTACGGCCCGCGCGGGGCGCTCCGGCACGGTCGTGTCGCTCTCCCTGCCGCACCAGCGCCGTCAGATCTTCCGCCTGATGGAGGACGCGGGCGTCGACGCCTCGCGCCACATCATCCAGGGCGGTGCGGCCTTCGACGCGGAGGTCGCGGACATCACGGGTGCCCGCTCGATGACCGAGGTCCAGGCCGAGTCCGCGGGCAACGCGGCGCAGCAGGCCGAGCGTGAGGTCTCGCAGCTCACCAAGGAGCTGGAGCGTGCGCAGCGGCGTGCCGTCGAGCTGCGCGAGGAGGCCGACCGGCTGATCGCGCGGTCCGCGCGTGAGCGCGGCGAGGACCCGGAGGCGGCGCTGGCCGAGGCGGCCGCCGTCGTCGAGGCCGCCGCCGTGGCCGTGGCCGCGGAGCCGGTGGCCCAGGCCGCCGCAGAGCCGGTGCGCGAGGAGTCGCGTCAGCGTCGTGACGACCGTGGCAACTACGAGCGCCGTGACCGTCGTGACGAGCGCCCCTCGGGCGGTTTCCGCCGGGACGACCGCCGTGACGGCGAGCGTGGTGGCGACCGTGGCGGGTTCCGTCGTGACGACCGTCCCTCGGGCGGCTTCAACCGTGACCGCCGTGACAACGACCGTCCGTCGGGCGGCTTCAACCGTGACCGTCGTGACGACCGTTCGTCCGGTGGCTTCAACCGTGACCGTCGTGACGAGCGTCCCTCCGGCGGCTTCCGCCGGGACGACGAGCGTGGCGGCCGTTCCTTCGACCGTCGTGACGAGCGCCCCTCGGGCGGTTTCCGCCGGGACGACCGCCGTGACGGCGAGCGTGGTGGCGACCGCGGCGGGTTCCGTCGTGACGACCGTCCCTCGGGCGGCTTCAACCGTGACCGCCGCGACGGCGACCGTCCGTCGACCGGCGGCTTCCGCCGGGACGACCGTCCGGCCGGCCACCGTGGCAGCGACCGTCCGTTCAACCGTGACCGGCAGGGCGACCGCCCCGCGGGCGGCGGCTTCCGCTCCGGCGGCCACGACCGTCCCTACGGCCGTCGTGACGACCACCGTGGTGCCGGCTCCGGCTCCGGCTCCGGTTCTGGTTCCGGCTCCTCCTTCCGCCGCGACGACAAGCCGCGCTGGAAGCGCAACGGCTGA
- a CDS encoding metallopeptidase family protein, which produces MLEMTREEFEELVAEALDRIPPELTRLMDNVAVFVEDEPPADDPELLGLYEGTPLTDRGEWYAGVLPDRITIYRGPTLRMCGSREEVVAETEVTVVHEIAHHFGIDDARLHALGYG; this is translated from the coding sequence GTGCTGGAGATGACGCGCGAGGAGTTCGAGGAACTGGTCGCCGAGGCGCTGGACCGGATCCCGCCGGAGCTGACGCGGCTGATGGACAACGTGGCGGTGTTCGTCGAGGACGAGCCGCCCGCCGACGATCCCGAGCTGCTCGGGCTCTACGAGGGGACGCCGCTGACCGACCGCGGGGAGTGGTACGCCGGGGTGCTGCCGGACCGGATCACGATCTACCGGGGGCCCACGCTGCGGATGTGCGGGTCGCGCGAGGAGGTGGTGGCCGAGACCGAGGTGACCGTCGTGCACGAGATCGCCCACCACTTCGGGATCGACGACGCGCGGTTGCACGCCCTCGGGTACGGCTGA
- a CDS encoding MarR family winged helix-turn-helix transcriptional regulator: MTTRWLTPEEQRAWRAYIAASHLLEDAIDRQLQQEAGMPHLYYSILANLSEAPERGLRMTDLAERTKITRSRLTYAVTRLEKDGAVRREGCRMDKRGSIAVLTDEGMELLERTAPGHVETVRATLFDHLTPGQVGQLEEICAAVARGLEGDDPQATPDDVPWRRRSSGSCT; encoded by the coding sequence ATGACGACCCGCTGGCTCACCCCCGAGGAGCAGCGCGCCTGGCGCGCCTACATCGCCGCCTCCCATCTCCTGGAGGACGCGATCGACCGGCAGCTCCAGCAGGAGGCCGGCATGCCCCACCTTTACTACTCCATCCTCGCCAACCTCTCCGAGGCGCCCGAGCGCGGCCTGCGCATGACGGACCTCGCCGAACGGACGAAGATCACCCGCAGTCGGCTGACGTACGCGGTGACCCGCCTGGAGAAGGACGGGGCGGTGCGCCGTGAGGGATGCCGTATGGACAAGCGGGGCAGCATCGCGGTCCTGACCGACGAGGGGATGGAGCTGCTGGAGCGTACGGCTCCCGGCCATGTGGAGACGGTCCGCGCGACCCTCTTCGACCACCTCACGCCGGGGCAGGTGGGGCAGCTGGAGGAGATCTGTGCGGCGGTCGCGCGCGGGCTGGAGGGCGACGACCCGCAGGCCACCCCGGACGACGTGCCGTGGCGCCGCCGTTCGTCCGGCTCCTGCACGTGA
- a CDS encoding GntR family transcriptional regulator has product MANDQWTPDLASHVYVYLQVVHHIAEQIRTGRLPAGARLPAERDLAEQYGVAVNTVRRATRELRDQGLVITVPIKGTFVRPEQPSGDGPQE; this is encoded by the coding sequence ATGGCTAATGACCAGTGGACACCTGACCTGGCAAGTCACGTCTACGTGTATCTCCAGGTGGTGCACCACATCGCCGAACAGATCCGCACAGGACGCCTGCCCGCCGGTGCGCGACTTCCCGCTGAGCGCGATCTCGCCGAGCAGTACGGCGTGGCCGTCAACACTGTCCGCCGGGCCACGCGCGAACTTCGCGATCAGGGGCTCGTCATCACGGTCCCCATAAAGGGCACCTTCGTGCGGCCCGAGCAGCCATCCGGCGACGGGCCCCAAGAGTGA
- a CDS encoding GntR family transcriptional regulator: MSARPLYMQLSDVISRKIASGELAPDRPIPSENHLADEYGVARLTARRAAQELRERGLIVTVRGKGSFVAVQPPADEPGEGDARQAP; this comes from the coding sequence ATGAGCGCGAGACCCCTCTACATGCAGCTGTCCGACGTCATCTCCAGGAAGATCGCGTCCGGCGAGCTGGCGCCCGACCGGCCCATCCCCTCGGAGAACCACCTCGCCGACGAGTACGGGGTGGCCCGGCTCACCGCACGACGTGCCGCCCAGGAACTGCGCGAGCGCGGGCTCATCGTCACCGTGCGCGGCAAGGGATCCTTCGTCGCCGTACAGCCGCCCGCCGACGAGCCCGGCGAGGGCGACGCCCGTCAGGCGCCATGA
- a CDS encoding metallophosphoesterase family protein: MVRVPAAAALLRVRKAPRTLVRHYRSRRTHPVVELVHQPHPYVRALGLVAVVLLGAWLGLLIVGNVRAPVGPMDTTMTLRPSLTGGTKINVSPLGALELHSHTAPLRLDVDVDQLDPVRSQALVDHPERLSGLQDEVAQDVSDGTLDLAVRSCVAVVSGATALGLAVYRRPRRALAAGGLALTLLAACGATAFATWKPDSVLEPKFSGLLSSAPSVVGNARSIVSEFDVYQKELARLVTNVTKLYDVTSTLPAYAPDPSTIRVLHVSDIHLNPASWKIIASLVKQYEIDVIVDSGDTMDHGTAAENGFLDPAADLGAPYVWVRGNHDSRITQRYLERMKNVHVLDDGRAVSVAGLRFAGIGDPQFTPDRSAEVGGARSEVLAGARLASSLRDQEAAGTPVDIAVAHNPDAARETDGDVPLVLAGHVHHQEMEVMKYGTRLRIEGSTGGSGLRAVEGKNPDPIETSILYLDRDTRRLQAWDEIKLGGLGLTTAEVSRHLPKENRPGAPASPTPSTSAP; this comes from the coding sequence ATGGTTCGCGTCCCCGCTGCCGCCGCTCTGCTCCGCGTGCGAAAGGCACCCCGCACCCTCGTACGCCACTACCGCTCCCGCCGTACCCACCCCGTCGTCGAACTCGTCCACCAGCCGCATCCGTACGTCCGCGCGCTCGGACTCGTCGCCGTCGTCCTGCTCGGCGCATGGCTGGGCCTGCTGATCGTCGGGAACGTCCGCGCGCCGGTCGGCCCCATGGACACCACGATGACCCTGCGCCCCTCCCTCACCGGCGGGACGAAGATCAACGTCTCCCCGCTCGGCGCCCTCGAACTGCACAGCCACACGGCCCCCCTCCGCCTCGACGTGGACGTCGACCAGCTCGACCCCGTCCGCTCCCAGGCCCTCGTCGACCACCCGGAACGGCTCTCCGGCCTCCAGGACGAGGTCGCCCAGGACGTCAGCGACGGCACCCTCGACCTGGCCGTACGCTCCTGCGTCGCCGTCGTCTCCGGCGCGACGGCCCTGGGCCTGGCGGTCTACCGCCGCCCCCGCCGGGCCCTCGCGGCGGGCGGCCTGGCCCTGACCCTGCTGGCCGCGTGCGGGGCGACGGCCTTCGCCACCTGGAAGCCCGACTCGGTCCTGGAACCGAAGTTCTCGGGCCTGCTCTCCTCCGCCCCCTCGGTCGTCGGCAACGCCCGCAGCATCGTCAGCGAGTTCGACGTCTACCAGAAGGAGCTGGCCCGCCTGGTGACGAACGTGACGAAGCTGTACGACGTCACGTCCACGCTCCCCGCGTACGCGCCGGACCCCTCCACCATCCGGGTCCTGCACGTCTCCGACATCCATCTCAACCCGGCGAGCTGGAAGATCATCGCCTCGCTCGTGAAGCAGTACGAGATCGACGTCATCGTCGACTCCGGCGACACGATGGACCACGGGACGGCGGCGGAGAACGGCTTCCTGGATCCGGCGGCCGACCTCGGCGCCCCCTATGTCTGGGTGCGCGGGAACCATGACTCGCGGATCACCCAGCGCTACCTGGAACGCATGAAGAACGTGCACGTCCTGGACGACGGCCGGGCCGTGTCGGTCGCGGGCCTGCGGTTCGCGGGCATCGGCGACCCGCAGTTCACCCCCGACCGCTCGGCCGAGGTGGGGGGCGCCCGCTCGGAGGTGCTCGCGGGCGCCCGCCTGGCCTCGTCCCTCCGTGACCAGGAGGCGGCCGGCACCCCGGTCGACATCGCCGTCGCGCACAACCCGGACGCCGCCCGTGAGACGGACGGCGACGTGCCCCTGGTCCTGGCGGGCCACGTCCACCACCAGGAGATGGAGGTCATGAAGTACGGCACGCGGCTGCGCATCGAGGGCTCGACGGGCGGCAGCGGTCTGCGCGCGGTCGAGGGCAAGAACCCCGACCCGATCGAGACCTCGATCCTCTACCTGGACCGTGACACCCGTCGTCTCCAGGCCTGGGACGAGATCAAACTCGGCGGTCTGGGCCTCACCACGGCCGAGGTCAGCCGCCACCTCCCCAAGGAGAACCGACCCGGCGCACCCGCCTCCCCCACCCCTTCCACCTCCGCCCCGTAA